The genome window GGAGGTGCAAGAGCCAAAGCGGTTATTGCCTATAACGAAACCACTGGCGATGTGCGTTCAGGACAAGTGGATGGATTGGAAGGTTTTGATTATTGGCTGATTAAATTTGATGGGGTTACCAATCATCAGCTGGGTGACCCGAAAGGTTATGGAAATATTGAGTATGCTTATTATTTGATGGCTGTCGATGCCGGAATAACAATGTCTGAGAGTAAATTGATGACCGAGAATAACCGCTCACATTTTATGACCAAACGTTTTGACAGGCAGAATAATCAAAAAATCCATATGCAGACTTTATGCGGAATGGCTCACTTTGATTACAATCAGCCGAGGGCTTATTCTTATGAGCAGGCGTTTCAGGTGATGCGCCAAATGAGACTGCCCCATTCGGATATGGAAGAATTGTACAGGCGAATGGTTTTTAATGTGATGTCAAGAAATCAGGATGATCACACCAAGAATATTTCGTTTTTAATGTTCCCGAATGGTGAATGGCAACTCTCTCCGGCTTATGATGTGACTTATGCTTACAATCCGGATAATTTTTGGCTGAAAGCCCATCAAATGAGTGTTAACGGAAAAAGGGAGAATATTTTATTGGAGGATCTTTTGGCTGTGGCCAAAAATATAAACCTTAAAAAACCGAAACCAATTATCGAGCAGTGCAATGATGTGCTTTCCAATTGGAAGGATTATGCCGTTAAAGCAGGTATTGAAAACAATCAAATAGAGCAAATTGACAATCAGATTGTTTTGTTTAAATTGTAACTTTTTTGATTCAATATATATTAAAAATACACATAATGAATCAAAAAAGCTACAATTTTAAAATTATTTAAGTTCTAATGCTTTACCTTCAAATTTAATTCCATCCCAGCCAGTTTTCATAAAGTTGCGGATATTTTGGTGGTTGGTACCGTTTGGATCTCCCAAAGTTTCTTCAAAATAATAGGCTCCAAAACAAGCTAATGTTTCCTCAACAGATAATTTTTGCAATAGCGCAAAAGAAAATAATTTACAAGATCCTGAATTGGTCCCTGCTTCATTGTGAGTGTCTCCGTTTTGAAATGCAGTTGGCGTAAAATTGTAATTTTCTTCTATTACTGCAATTGTTTCTGCAAATGTGTTGGCTGTTGGGTTTTGTCTTAGATTTTCTAAAAAGGTACTGATAGTCATATTTATGTATTTATTCTTCTTCTTTCTGAAATTTATTTTTTTTGGCTTCTTTTACAATTGGTTTTCCTGCAACAATTATAACAATCTCACCACGAGGAGCTGTTTTTTCAAAGTGTGTCAGCACTTCGCGAGCTGTTCCGCGACGATTTTCTTCGTGCAGTTTGGACAATTCACGACAAACGCAGATTTGCCGGTCTTCGCCAAAATAAGTAACGAATTCAGCCAAGGTTTTCACCAATTTATGTGGCGAAACATACAGAATCATCGTTCTGGTTTCTTCGGCAAGTTCTAGATATCGGGTCTGTCTTCCTTTTTTTTCCGGAAGGAAACCTTCAAAAACGAATTTGTCATTTGGCAGTCCGCTGTTGACTAATGCTGGTACAAAAGCCGTTGCGCCAGGCAAACATTCCACTGCAATTCCGTTTTCGATACAGGCACGAGTCAATAAAAAACCAGGATCGGAAATAGCCGGTGTCCCCGCATCCGAAATCAAAGCGATGTTTTCACCGGCTTTCAATCTGGAAATTACATTC of Flavobacterium marginilacus contains these proteins:
- the rsmI gene encoding 16S rRNA (cytidine(1402)-2'-O)-methyltransferase, which translates into the protein MSKLYIVPTPIGNLEDMTFRAIRILKEVDLILAEDTRTSGKLLKHFEIGTHMHSHHMHNEHKTTENVISRLKAGENIALISDAGTPAISDPGFLLTRACIENGIAVECLPGATAFVPALVNSGLPNDKFVFEGFLPEKKGRQTRYLELAEETRTMILYVSPHKLVKTLAEFVTYFGEDRQICVCRELSKLHEENRRGTAREVLTHFEKTAPRGEIVIIVAGKPIVKEAKKNKFQKEEE
- a CDS encoding type II toxin-antitoxin system HipA family toxin, producing MIAIADVKIWSHKVGVILWEQQRNYGVFEYDKQFFKTGLDLSPIMMPVADAQRGRKVFSFPQLNPDTFKGLPGLLSDSLPDKFGNQMIDAWLAQQGKSGSDFNPVDRLCYIGKRGMGALEFEPASNSVVEKSNPIEIQELVKFAKEVLDTRSGFHSDLNSEKGFSDILQVGSSAGGARAKAVIAYNETTGDVRSGQVDGLEGFDYWLIKFDGVTNHQLGDPKGYGNIEYAYYLMAVDAGITMSESKLMTENNRSHFMTKRFDRQNNQKIHMQTLCGMAHFDYNQPRAYSYEQAFQVMRQMRLPHSDMEELYRRMVFNVMSRNQDDHTKNISFLMFPNGEWQLSPAYDVTYAYNPDNFWLKAHQMSVNGKRENILLEDLLAVAKNINLKKPKPIIEQCNDVLSNWKDYAVKAGIENNQIEQIDNQIVLFKL
- a CDS encoding HopJ type III effector protein, with the protein product MTISTFLENLRQNPTANTFAETIAVIEENYNFTPTAFQNGDTHNEAGTNSGSCKLFSFALLQKLSVEETLACFGAYYFEETLGDPNGTNHQNIRNFMKTGWDGIKFEGKALELK